From Rhizobium sp. NZLR1, a single genomic window includes:
- a CDS encoding cytochrome c, whose amino-acid sequence MIRRFIRLLLCLIGVAVLGGGAFYLVTAPDPLPESHWAGLGAPDPANGQMVFWAGGCVSCHSAPGSEGDARLTLSGGLALKSPFGTFHVPNISPDEKAGIGGWTLAEFGNAMKRGVGPGGQHLYPSFPYGSYARMSDKDVNDLFAFLKSLPKSANVAAPHELPFPFNIRLALGGWKFLYFNDQQRVALAKSDDKIKRGQYLVEGPGHCGECHTPRDALGGFQADQWLAGAPNPEGKGRIPDITPASKSIGGWSEADIASYLETGFTPDFDTAGGSMVDVQQNIARLPPADREAIAAYLKAVPGR is encoded by the coding sequence ATGATCCGCAGGTTCATCCGGTTGCTGCTCTGTCTGATCGGCGTCGCCGTGCTCGGCGGTGGCGCCTTCTATCTGGTGACCGCGCCCGATCCTCTGCCGGAAAGCCATTGGGCGGGTCTCGGCGCCCCGGATCCGGCCAACGGCCAGATGGTTTTCTGGGCCGGCGGCTGCGTCAGCTGTCATTCAGCCCCCGGTTCCGAAGGCGATGCCAGGCTGACGCTGTCAGGCGGGCTGGCGTTGAAGAGCCCGTTCGGCACATTCCACGTGCCGAATATCTCACCCGATGAAAAGGCCGGCATCGGCGGCTGGACGCTGGCCGAGTTCGGCAATGCGATGAAGCGGGGCGTCGGACCGGGCGGTCAGCATCTCTACCCTTCCTTTCCCTATGGCTCCTATGCCCGCATGAGCGACAAGGACGTCAACGATCTCTTCGCCTTCCTGAAAAGCCTGCCGAAGAGCGCAAACGTCGCGGCCCCGCATGAGCTGCCGTTCCCCTTCAATATCCGGTTGGCGCTCGGCGGCTGGAAATTTCTCTATTTCAACGACCAGCAGCGCGTCGCCCTGGCAAAGAGCGACGACAAGATCAAGCGCGGCCAATATCTCGTCGAAGGTCCCGGCCATTGCGGCGAATGCCATACGCCGCGCGATGCGCTCGGCGGCTTCCAGGCAGATCAGTGGCTCGCCGGCGCCCCCAATCCGGAAGGCAAGGGCCGCATACCTGATATCACCCCGGCCTCCAAGAGCATCGGCGGCTGGAGCGAGGCCGATATCGCCAGCTACCTTGAAACCGGCTTCACGCCCGATTTCGATACCGCCGGCGGCTCGATGGTCGATGTGCAGCAGAACATTGCCCGTCTGCCGCCCGCCGACCGCGAGGCGATCGCCGCCTATCTGAAGGCCGTGCCGGGCCGTTAG
- the bla gene encoding class A beta-lactamase, producing MDLSLTRRMLIGSALCLPALTLPVRAQEKSEEDNDNIEWRLAALEKRTGGRLGVSVLDTETSISFNYRGSEAFPMCSTFKALAAGFVLARADKGEESLDRRVTYGKDKLVDYSPLSEKHAGTDGMTVAELCEAAVTVSDNTAGNLLLESFGGPAGLTDWLRSIGDGTTRLDRTEPTLNEGRKDDPRDTTTPDAMLDTLGNLTLGSILTEASSDRLIAWLVASTTGGERLRAGLPKEWKVGDKTGTGPNGSLGDIAVIWPPDRGPIVAAVYIAEATAPVKDLNPVFSEVGRMIAEMV from the coding sequence ATGGATCTCAGTCTTACCCGCCGTATGCTGATAGGCTCGGCATTGTGCCTGCCTGCACTAACGCTTCCCGTCAGAGCCCAAGAGAAGAGCGAGGAAGACAACGACAACATCGAGTGGCGCCTTGCCGCGTTGGAAAAACGCACCGGCGGCCGTCTCGGCGTCTCGGTGCTCGACACTGAGACGAGCATTTCCTTCAACTATCGCGGCAGCGAAGCCTTTCCGATGTGCAGCACCTTCAAGGCGCTGGCAGCCGGCTTCGTGCTCGCCCGTGCCGACAAGGGCGAGGAAAGCCTCGACCGCCGGGTGACCTATGGAAAGGACAAGCTGGTCGACTATTCGCCGCTCAGCGAAAAACACGCCGGCACCGATGGCATGACGGTCGCCGAACTCTGCGAGGCGGCGGTGACCGTCAGCGACAACACGGCCGGCAACCTGCTGCTCGAAAGTTTTGGCGGTCCGGCGGGTTTGACCGACTGGCTGCGCTCGATCGGCGACGGCACGACGCGTCTCGACCGCACCGAACCGACACTGAACGAGGGCCGGAAGGACGATCCGCGCGACACGACGACACCGGATGCGATGCTCGACACGCTCGGCAACCTGACGCTCGGCTCGATCCTCACCGAAGCCTCCTCAGACAGGTTGATCGCCTGGCTGGTGGCCAGCACCACCGGCGGCGAGCGGCTCAGGGCTGGCTTGCCTAAGGAGTGGAAAGTCGGCGACAAGACCGGTACCGGCCCGAACGGCTCCCTCGGCGATATCGCCGTCATCTGGCCGCCCGACCGTGGCCCGATCGTCGCGGCCGTTTATATCGCCGAGGCGACCGCGCCGGTGAAGGATCTCAACCCGGTCTTTTCCGAGGTTGGCCGGATGATCGCCGAGATGGTTTGA
- a CDS encoding glucose/quinate/shikimate family membrane-bound PQQ-dependent dehydrogenase has product MAIVITSVFFIIIGLTLSGGGLWLVTLGGSIFYLFAGLMFLITAGLLLMRKAVALWVYAVLVVAALAWAIWEVGFDWWQLGPRGGMIILLGLWLLTPWIRRPLGFRSPTGITYGANPWPLAVPVILAILVALYSMTTDPHDLAGELPKDQVAANPAFGGSVPDGEWHQYGRTPFGQRYSPLDQITAENVSTLKETWRYQTGDVKRPDDVGETTYQVTPLKVKDTLYLCTPHNWAIALDAKTGKEKWKYDANSGMNPNRQHQTCRGVTYYADPNVAAGQPCAERVYLPTSDARLIALDAADGKVCTSFADQGVLHLETGMRYNPAGYYYSTSPPVAVAGKIIVGGAVNDNYSTEEQSGVIRAFDINTGALLWNWDSGNPDVTMPITDSQTYTTNSPNSWSVFSVDEGLGLVYIPLGNQVPDQIGINRSDNVEKFSSSIVALDIATGQLRWVRQTVHHDLWDMDVPAQPALIDLTKPDGTVVPALVGPTKQGDLYVLDRRSGEPIIPVKEIPAPDGAVSDDHTSPTQPISDLTFSPDPLKEKDMWGVSLFDQLACRIDFHRYRYEGRYTPPSLKGTIVYPGNFGTFNWGSVAVDPERQIMFGMPTYLAFTSRLVPAADIPPRGQDEKGSEQGLNRNDGAPYGVFMGPFLGLLKIPCQAPPWGYVAGVDLRTGKIAYMHKNGTVHDMTPLPLPFKVGVPGIGGPMLTKGGVAFLGAAVDNYLRAYDVTNGRELWQARLPAGGQATPMTYTADDNKQYVVMVAGGHGSVGTKPGDYVIAYTLP; this is encoded by the coding sequence ATGGCGATCGTCATCACCTCCGTGTTCTTCATCATCATCGGGCTTACGCTTAGCGGCGGCGGGCTCTGGCTCGTCACGCTCGGCGGCAGCATATTTTATCTGTTCGCCGGGTTGATGTTCCTCATCACCGCCGGGCTGCTGTTGATGCGCAAGGCGGTGGCGCTCTGGGTCTATGCGGTGCTCGTCGTCGCAGCACTCGCCTGGGCGATCTGGGAGGTCGGCTTCGACTGGTGGCAGCTCGGCCCGCGCGGCGGCATGATCATCCTGCTCGGGCTCTGGCTGCTGACGCCGTGGATCCGCCGGCCGCTCGGCTTTCGCAGCCCGACGGGCATCACCTACGGCGCCAATCCCTGGCCGCTCGCCGTGCCTGTCATTCTCGCCATCCTCGTCGCGCTCTATTCGATGACGACAGACCCGCACGATCTTGCCGGCGAACTGCCGAAGGATCAGGTCGCCGCCAACCCCGCCTTCGGCGGCAGCGTCCCCGACGGCGAATGGCATCAATATGGGCGCACGCCCTTCGGCCAGCGTTATTCGCCGCTCGACCAGATCACCGCCGAGAACGTCTCCACCCTCAAGGAGACGTGGCGATACCAGACCGGCGACGTCAAACGCCCGGACGATGTCGGCGAGACGACCTATCAGGTGACCCCGCTCAAGGTGAAGGACACGCTCTATCTCTGCACGCCGCACAACTGGGCGATCGCGCTCGACGCCAAAACCGGCAAGGAGAAATGGAAATACGACGCCAATTCCGGGATGAACCCCAACCGGCAGCATCAGACCTGCCGCGGTGTCACCTATTATGCCGATCCCAATGTGGCCGCCGGCCAGCCCTGCGCCGAGCGCGTCTACCTGCCGACCTCCGATGCCCGGCTGATCGCGCTCGACGCGGCGGACGGCAAGGTGTGCACCAGCTTTGCGGATCAGGGCGTGCTGCATCTGGAAACCGGCATGCGCTACAACCCGGCCGGCTATTATTATTCCACCTCGCCGCCGGTAGCCGTGGCAGGCAAGATCATCGTCGGCGGCGCGGTGAACGACAACTATTCGACTGAGGAACAATCCGGCGTCATCCGCGCCTTCGACATCAATACCGGCGCGCTGCTCTGGAACTGGGATTCCGGCAATCCCGACGTGACGATGCCGATCACCGATAGCCAGACCTATACGACCAATTCGCCGAACAGCTGGTCGGTCTTCAGCGTCGACGAGGGCCTCGGCTTGGTCTACATCCCGCTCGGCAACCAGGTGCCCGACCAGATCGGCATCAACCGCAGCGACAATGTCGAGAAATTCTCCTCCTCGATCGTCGCCCTCGACATCGCCACCGGCCAATTGCGCTGGGTGCGCCAGACAGTGCATCACGATCTCTGGGACATGGACGTGCCGGCCCAGCCGGCGCTGATCGACCTGACGAAACCGGACGGCACCGTGGTTCCGGCCCTGGTCGGCCCGACCAAGCAGGGCGATCTCTATGTGCTCGACCGGCGCAGCGGCGAGCCGATCATCCCGGTCAAGGAGATTCCAGCGCCTGATGGTGCGGTCTCCGACGACCACACCTCGCCGACGCAGCCGATCTCCGATCTCACCTTCTCGCCCGACCCGCTCAAGGAGAAGGATATGTGGGGCGTGTCGCTGTTCGACCAGCTCGCCTGCCGCATCGACTTCCATCGTTACCGCTACGAGGGCCGCTATACTCCGCCGTCGCTGAAGGGCACGATCGTCTATCCCGGCAATTTCGGCACCTTCAACTGGGGCTCGGTCGCGGTCGATCCGGAGCGGCAGATCATGTTCGGCATGCCGACCTATCTCGCCTTCACCTCGCGCCTGGTGCCGGCCGCCGACATTCCGCCGCGCGGCCAGGACGAGAAGGGCAGCGAACAGGGGCTCAACCGCAATGACGGCGCGCCCTACGGCGTCTTCATGGGTCCGTTCCTCGGGCTGCTCAAAATCCCCTGCCAGGCGCCGCCATGGGGCTATGTCGCCGGCGTCGATCTGCGCACCGGCAAGATCGCCTACATGCACAAGAATGGCACGGTACATGACATGACGCCGTTGCCCCTGCCCTTCAAGGTGGGCGTGCCGGGCATCGGCGGGCCGATGCTGACCAAGGGCGGCGTCGCCTTCCTCGGGGCTGCGGTCGACAATTACCTGCGCGCCTACGACGTGACCAACGGCCGGGAGCTGTGGCAGGCCCGGCTTCCCGCCGGCGGCCAGGCGACGCCGATGACCTATACGGCCGATGACAACAAACAATATGTCGTCATGGTCGCCGGCGGTCACGGGTCGGTCGGCACCAAGCCCGGCGACTATGTGATCGCCTATACGCTGCCGTGA
- a CDS encoding DUF1697 domain-containing protein, translating into MAVYIALLRAVNVGGTGSLPMAELKAICEGLGFADVKTYIQSGNVLFRSDESETTVEEKLDAALGQKMGKRPGVMVRSRNELDAIAANAPFPKAKPNFLLVYFLPEKPPADALDKMVAPDGEEAKLAAREIYVHYPNGSGRSKLKLPALKPGTSRNLNTVRKLADMAAAMEG; encoded by the coding sequence ATGGCAGTCTACATCGCCCTCCTCCGCGCCGTAAACGTCGGGGGCACCGGGTCGCTCCCGATGGCTGAGCTCAAGGCTATCTGCGAAGGCCTCGGCTTTGCCGACGTGAAAACCTACATCCAAAGCGGCAATGTACTCTTCCGCTCGGACGAATCCGAAACGACCGTAGAGGAAAAGCTCGACGCAGCGCTCGGGCAGAAGATGGGCAAGCGGCCGGGGGTGATGGTGCGAAGCCGCAACGAGCTCGACGCCATTGCCGCCAACGCACCTTTTCCCAAGGCCAAACCGAACTTCCTGCTCGTCTATTTCCTGCCCGAAAAACCGCCTGCCGATGCGCTTGATAAAATGGTGGCGCCTGATGGCGAGGAGGCAAAGCTCGCGGCCCGCGAAATCTATGTGCATTACCCCAATGGGTCCGGCCGCTCGAAGCTGAAGCTGCCGGCGCTGAAGCCAGGAACGTCGCGCAACCTCAACACCGTGCGCAAGCTCGCGGACATGGCGGCAGCGATGGAGGGCTGA
- the dmeF gene encoding CDF family Co(II)/Ni(II) efflux transporter DmeF — MSAGIGKAAMNTFEHDHVFLGADHQRNERRIWLVIALTAVMMVAEIAAGTVYGSMALVADGWHMSTHASALLISALAYLFARRQARNPRFTFGTGKLGDLAGFASAIVLALIALLMAWESLLRLSNPVPIGFAQAIAVAVIGLAVNLVSAWLLSGGGHPAHGHHHHGDHAHHSHGDHGHGHYYAKPGDNNIRAAYLHVIADALTSVLAIAALTLGSLYGWLWLDPIMGIVGGLVIANWSWSLMKSSGGVLLDVVPHGETLPAEIREAIETEEDRITDLHVWQVGPGHHAAIVAVVTSEPREPAFYKGRLSALTELSHVTVEVTRAA; from the coding sequence ATGAGTGCCGGAATCGGGAAAGCTGCAATGAATACCTTTGAACACGACCATGTCTTCCTCGGCGCGGATCATCAGCGCAACGAGCGGCGCATCTGGCTGGTGATCGCGCTGACGGCGGTGATGATGGTGGCGGAAATCGCCGCCGGCACCGTCTACGGCTCCATGGCCCTGGTCGCCGATGGCTGGCACATGTCGACCCATGCCAGCGCTCTGCTGATTTCGGCGCTCGCCTATCTCTTCGCCCGCCGGCAGGCGCGCAATCCGCGTTTCACCTTCGGTACCGGCAAGCTCGGCGACCTCGCCGGCTTCGCCAGCGCGATCGTCCTGGCCTTGATCGCCCTGCTGATGGCCTGGGAAAGCCTGCTGCGCCTTTCAAATCCGGTGCCGATCGGCTTTGCCCAGGCGATCGCCGTCGCGGTGATCGGCCTTGCCGTCAATCTCGTCAGCGCCTGGCTGCTTTCCGGCGGCGGCCATCCCGCGCATGGCCATCACCATCACGGCGACCATGCCCATCACAGTCATGGTGATCACGGCCACGGCCACTACTACGCAAAGCCGGGCGACAACAATATCCGCGCCGCCTATCTGCATGTCATCGCCGATGCCCTAACCTCCGTGCTCGCCATCGCGGCGCTGACGCTCGGCAGCCTCTACGGCTGGCTCTGGCTCGATCCCATCATGGGCATCGTCGGCGGCCTGGTCATCGCCAATTGGTCCTGGAGCCTGATGAAATCCTCGGGCGGCGTCCTTCTCGACGTCGTCCCGCACGGCGAGACTTTGCCGGCGGAGATTCGCGAGGCGATCGAGACGGAGGAAGACCGGATCACCGATCTGCATGTCTGGCAGGTCGGCCCCGGCCACCATGCGGCGATCGTCGCGGTCGTCACCTCTGAGCCGCGCGAGCCGGCCTTTTACAAGGGCAGGCTTTCGGCGCTGACGGAATTGTCGCATGTGACGGTCGAGGTCACCCGCGCCGCGTGA
- a CDS encoding DHA2 family efflux MFS transporter permease subunit — protein sequence MSDQIYQAPMVRRAAPNFRVIAMIVASAMLMENIDATVLATALPTMARDFSVSAPAMSIALTSYLLSLAIFIPASGRMADRFGSRTVFRAAISVFVIGSIFCALAPTLSFLVLARLLQGIGGAMMMPVGRLVLMRSVDRKDMVSAMSWLLVPALIGPIVGPPLGGFFVTYLDWRWIFYINVPIGIIGMIFVSIYIDEVKGKASGPFDTLGFVLSGISLGSLLFGFEMSSHEGEGAFSIFLIAIGLLFGIAYLRHARKHPSPIMDFSLMKVASFGTSVIAGSLTRITQGAQPFLLPLLFQIGFGLSAAAAGQIVIATALGALAMKPMAKFVFRRLGFRRSLVLNGIFGTVGYGLCAAFRPDWPMPLIFLVLILSAFFLSFQFTAYNTIAYDEIDKERMSSATSFYTTFQQLMLSLGICIGALALHGSMAFSGAETPALGDFSAAFIVVTIISITATFWNLRFSPTAGEEISGYKVKRTKTDATCIKTKA from the coding sequence ATGTCGGATCAGATTTACCAGGCGCCGATGGTTCGGCGCGCCGCGCCCAATTTCCGGGTGATCGCGATGATTGTCGCGAGTGCGATGCTGATGGAAAATATCGACGCGACTGTGCTTGCGACCGCGCTGCCCACCATGGCGCGCGATTTCAGCGTCAGCGCGCCGGCCATGTCGATCGCCCTGACCTCCTATCTCCTCAGCCTGGCGATCTTCATTCCCGCGAGCGGCCGGATGGCCGACCGTTTTGGCTCTCGCACCGTCTTCCGCGCGGCCATATCCGTCTTCGTGATCGGCTCGATCTTTTGTGCGCTGGCGCCGACGCTGTCGTTCCTGGTGCTGGCGCGGCTGCTTCAGGGCATAGGCGGTGCGATGATGATGCCGGTCGGCCGCCTCGTGCTGATGCGCAGCGTCGACCGCAAGGATATGGTCAGCGCCATGTCCTGGCTGCTGGTGCCGGCGTTGATCGGGCCGATCGTCGGCCCGCCGCTCGGCGGCTTCTTCGTCACCTATCTCGACTGGCGCTGGATCTTCTACATCAACGTGCCGATCGGCATCATCGGCATGATCTTCGTGTCGATCTACATCGACGAGGTGAAGGGCAAGGCGAGCGGCCCGTTCGATACGCTCGGCTTCGTCCTTTCCGGCATCTCGCTCGGTTCGTTGCTCTTCGGCTTCGAAATGTCGAGCCACGAAGGCGAGGGCGCCTTCTCGATCTTCCTGATCGCTATCGGCCTGCTCTTCGGCATCGCCTATCTCCGGCACGCCCGCAAGCATCCGTCGCCGATCATGGATTTCTCGCTGATGAAGGTAGCGAGCTTCGGCACGTCGGTGATCGCCGGGTCGCTGACGCGCATCACCCAGGGCGCCCAGCCCTTCCTGCTGCCGCTGCTCTTCCAGATCGGCTTCGGCCTGTCCGCCGCTGCGGCCGGCCAGATCGTCATCGCCACAGCACTTGGCGCTCTCGCCATGAAACCGATGGCGAAGTTCGTCTTCCGCCGGCTGGGGTTCCGCCGAAGCCTGGTCCTCAACGGCATCTTCGGCACGGTCGGCTATGGCCTCTGCGCCGCCTTCCGGCCGGATTGGCCAATGCCGCTGATCTTCCTCGTCCTGATCCTCAGCGCCTTCTTCCTGTCGTTCCAGTTCACCGCCTACAACACCATTGCCTATGACGAGATCGACAAGGAGCGGATGAGCTCGGCCACGAGTTTCTACACCACCTTCCAGCAGCTCATGCTGTCGCTCGGCATCTGCATCGGGGCCTTAGCGCTGCACGGTTCCATGGCCTTTAGCGGGGCTGAAACGCCTGCGCTTGGTGATTTCTCGGCCGCCTTTATCGTCGTCACGATCATCTCGATCACCGCCACCTTCTGGAACCTGCGCTTCTCGCCGACCGCCGGCGAGGAGATCAGCGGCTACAAGGTGAAACGGACGAAGACTGATGCGACATGCATAAAAACAAAGGCTTGA
- the dmeR gene encoding metal/formaldehyde-sensitive transcriptional repressor: MSHTTLQKKKLVARVSRLKGQMEAVERALEAERPCGEILQLLASVRGALTGLTGEVLDDHLREHVLNAADDAARAEAVEEISEVLRTYIR, from the coding sequence GTGTCCCACACCACTCTGCAGAAAAAGAAGCTCGTCGCCCGTGTCAGCCGCCTGAAGGGGCAGATGGAGGCGGTCGAGCGGGCGCTCGAGGCCGAGCGCCCCTGCGGCGAGATCCTGCAGCTGCTTGCCTCCGTCCGCGGCGCTCTGACCGGGCTGACCGGCGAGGTTTTGGACGATCACCTGCGCGAACATGTGCTGAATGCTGCCGACGACGCTGCAAGGGCGGAGGCGGTCGAGGAAATATCGGAAGTCTTGCGAACCTATATCCGCTGA
- a CDS encoding protein adenylyltransferase SelO, producing MTSTLQKNRAAAAFPFDNSYAGLPERFFAAQTPTSVAEPSLIKLNEPLAAELGLDVEALRRDGAAIFSGNLVPEGAEPLAMAYAGHQFGGFSPQLGDGRAILLGEVIDRSGRRFDIQLKGAGPTPFSRRGDGRAAIGPVLREYIISEAMFALGIPATRALAAVTTGEPVYREEVLAGAVFTRVAASHIRVGTFQYFAARGDADGVRALADYVIDRHYPTLKTADNPYLSLFSAVSERQAALIARWLHVGFIHGVMNTDNMTVSGETIDFGPCAFMDTYDPATVFSSIDQHGRYAYANQPGIGQWNLARLGETLLPLIDEEPDGAVDKANAVIRAYGERFQAAWLAGMREKIGLAGEEDGDLDLVQALLSLMQAQGADFTLAFRRLSDLAGDGAVEPAFAASFREPEACGTWLTQWRERLSRDPQTAPQRTLAMRSVNPVFIPRNHRVEQAIEAAVENGDFSLFEALLTVLSKPYEDQPGFAAYMEPPKPDERVLATFCGT from the coding sequence ATGACCTCCACCCTGCAGAAAAACCGGGCCGCCGCGGCCTTTCCGTTCGACAACAGCTATGCCGGCTTGCCCGAGCGCTTCTTTGCGGCGCAGACGCCGACTTCGGTGGCGGAGCCCTCGCTGATCAAGCTCAACGAGCCGCTGGCTGCCGAGCTCGGGCTCGACGTCGAGGCGTTGCGGCGCGACGGCGCGGCGATCTTTTCCGGAAATCTGGTTCCCGAAGGTGCCGAACCGCTGGCGATGGCCTATGCGGGCCATCAGTTCGGCGGCTTCTCGCCGCAGCTCGGCGACGGGCGGGCGATCCTGCTCGGCGAGGTGATCGACCGCAGCGGCAGGCGCTTCGATATCCAGCTGAAGGGCGCCGGACCCACGCCTTTTTCGCGCCGCGGCGATGGGCGGGCGGCAATCGGGCCGGTGCTGCGCGAATATATCATCAGCGAAGCGATGTTTGCGCTCGGCATTCCGGCCACGCGGGCGTTGGCGGCGGTGACCACAGGCGAGCCGGTCTACCGGGAAGAGGTGCTGGCGGGCGCGGTCTTCACCCGGGTCGCGGCAAGCCATATCCGCGTCGGCACCTTCCAGTACTTCGCGGCCAGGGGCGATGCCGACGGCGTGCGAGCGCTGGCCGACTATGTGATCGACCGGCATTACCCCACCCTGAAAACGGCTGACAATCCATATCTTTCACTGTTTTCGGCGGTCTCGGAGCGGCAGGCGGCGCTGATTGCCCGTTGGCTGCATGTCGGTTTCATCCATGGGGTGATGAACACCGACAATATGACCGTTTCCGGCGAGACGATCGATTTCGGCCCCTGCGCCTTTATGGATACCTATGATCCGGCCACCGTCTTCTCATCGATCGACCAGCATGGCCGCTATGCCTATGCCAACCAGCCCGGCATCGGCCAATGGAACCTCGCAAGGCTCGGCGAAACGCTGCTGCCGCTGATCGACGAAGAGCCCGACGGCGCGGTCGACAAAGCGAATGCGGTGATCCGAGCCTATGGCGAACGGTTCCAGGCTGCGTGGCTGGCCGGCATGCGAGAGAAAATCGGTCTTGCCGGCGAAGAGGACGGAGATCTCGACCTGGTGCAGGCGCTGCTGTCATTGATGCAGGCGCAGGGCGCCGATTTCACCCTGGCTTTCCGGCGGCTGTCGGATCTTGCCGGCGACGGCGCTGTGGAACCTGCCTTTGCCGCGAGTTTTCGCGAACCGGAGGCCTGCGGCACCTGGCTCACGCAGTGGCGCGAGAGACTGTCGCGCGATCCGCAGACGGCGCCTCAGCGCACTCTGGCCATGCGCAGCGTCAATCCGGTCTTCATTCCGCGCAATCACCGGGTCGAACAGGCGATCGAGGCCGCGGTCGAGAACGGCGATTTCTCGCTGTTCGAGGCGCTGCTGACCGTGCTTTCGAAACCCTATGAAGACCAGCCGGGCTTTGCCGCTTATATGGAACCGCCGAAGCCGGACGAACGGGTGCTCGCGACCTTCTGCGGGACGTAA
- a CDS encoding GNAT family N-acetyltransferase: protein MTEIEDSEISLMRPSVVTIRAAKPRDLPELNAMIALLAAHHGDAAGTTPEQLERDLFGPLPWITALVAETDGGLIGYAILVPLYRAQEGKRGMDLHHLFVRDGHRGHGTGQLLVDRARETARNAGCGYLSVSAATGNVLAHRFYEQMDFTPRPVTGMRYMQSIA, encoded by the coding sequence ATGACCGAAATCGAAGACAGCGAAATTTCATTGATGCGCCCATCGGTGGTGACGATCCGCGCCGCCAAGCCGCGCGACCTGCCCGAACTCAACGCGATGATTGCCCTGCTTGCCGCCCATCACGGCGATGCGGCGGGAACGACGCCGGAGCAGTTGGAGCGCGACCTCTTCGGCCCGCTGCCGTGGATCACGGCGCTCGTTGCCGAAACCGACGGAGGGCTGATCGGCTACGCCATTCTGGTGCCGCTCTACAGAGCGCAAGAGGGAAAGCGCGGCATGGACCTGCACCATCTCTTCGTGCGCGACGGCCATCGCGGTCATGGCACCGGCCAGCTGCTCGTCGACCGGGCCCGCGAGACCGCGCGCAATGCCGGCTGCGGCTACCTCTCCGTCAGCGCCGCGACCGGAAACGTGCTGGCGCACCGCTTCTACGAACAGATGGATTTCACCCCGCGTCCGGTGACCGGCATGCGCTATATGCAGTCGATCGCTTAA